From the Sneathiella sp. P13V-1 genome, one window contains:
- a CDS encoding TraR/DksA family transcriptional regulator, producing MDDQKARTLLLNRKQELIALLEATESDSDPVELDQSRVGRLSRMDALQVQAMAQETERRRHNELSRIEAALIRLKEGDYGYCVSCDEEIPDKRLELDPSTAICVGCASK from the coding sequence ATGGACGACCAAAAGGCAAGGACCTTATTACTAAATCGCAAACAGGAACTCATCGCACTTCTTGAAGCAACCGAAAGTGATAGTGATCCGGTCGAGCTTGACCAAAGCCGAGTGGGTCGTCTCTCCCGAATGGACGCCTTACAAGTACAAGCCATGGCCCAGGAAACAGAACGGCGGCGTCACAATGAGCTTAGCCGAATTGAAGCGGCCCTTATCCGCCTGAAAGAAGGGGATTATGGCTACTGCGTCTCTTGTGATGAAGAAATCCCAGACAAGCGACTGGAGTTAGATCCAAGCACAGCTATCTGTGTTGGATGTGCGTCTAAATAA
- a CDS encoding TAXI family TRAP transporter solute-binding subunit codes for MGIANLNFCRILAILAVFLLVASTSALAQEKVKSDIVFSTDSVVTSGYAQAITIRNIIQPEFRKEISVFAVQNERDRLNQLLKGEADLCFCGSVGFMAQEGLSGFNNADQGPQEIRRLLSSFGEFAITFAIASRDNKTDISKLNGKRVVWLRDNDTYNLHTTALLAFGGLGWRDVQQVIFPDYQAAMEGFQRNLSDALLVLSSTPDINILKNGKRRFALASLPADNRAGWQRLKYLAPYMSPQDAAYQSSQGNDILKGATYPYPSLTVTANTNSELTYTITRAITEKFDSFAEAAKDIEGWNILFQDFFGSIPFHDGAIQYFKELNLWTEEAQQHQDMLLRRQLLLRRAFETQKNLHGDKKEFPLIWQEARDSLLAALANGQ; via the coding sequence ATGGGCATAGCTAATTTAAACTTTTGTCGGATTCTTGCTATTCTGGCAGTGTTTCTTCTCGTTGCATCCACTTCCGCTTTGGCGCAAGAAAAGGTTAAATCAGATATTGTTTTTTCTACTGATTCAGTTGTCACAAGCGGCTACGCGCAGGCGATCACTATCAGAAACATTATCCAACCTGAATTCAGAAAAGAGATTTCTGTTTTCGCGGTTCAAAATGAAAGAGACCGTTTAAATCAGTTACTCAAAGGAGAGGCCGACTTGTGTTTTTGCGGTTCTGTAGGATTTATGGCGCAAGAAGGATTGTCTGGCTTTAACAACGCAGATCAGGGCCCGCAGGAAATCAGACGCCTTCTGTCCTCTTTTGGTGAATTTGCAATAACCTTTGCTATTGCTAGCAGAGATAACAAAACGGATATATCGAAACTGAATGGAAAAAGAGTTGTTTGGCTTCGCGATAACGACACATATAACCTCCACACAACGGCTCTGCTCGCTTTTGGTGGGCTTGGTTGGCGTGACGTTCAGCAGGTTATCTTTCCTGATTATCAGGCTGCCATGGAAGGCTTTCAAAGGAACCTCTCCGATGCGTTACTCGTGTTAAGCAGCACGCCGGATATTAACATTTTGAAAAATGGCAAGCGCCGTTTTGCTCTTGCGTCCCTTCCTGCTGATAATCGCGCAGGCTGGCAACGATTGAAATACCTTGCCCCATATATGTCTCCACAGGATGCTGCTTATCAGTCCAGTCAGGGAAATGATATTTTAAAGGGGGCTACCTATCCTTATCCATCCTTGACCGTAACTGCGAACACAAATTCCGAACTTACCTATACGATTACCCGGGCAATCACTGAAAAGTTTGATAGTTTCGCTGAAGCGGCAAAAGACATTGAGGGCTGGAATATTCTGTTTCAAGACTTCTTTGGTTCCATCCCCTTTCATGATGGTGCCATACAATATTTTAAAGAATTGAATTTGTGGACTGAAGAAGCGCAGCAACATCAGGATATGCTGTTAAGAAGGCAGTTGCTTCTACGCCGTGCATTTGAAACACAAAAAAATCTGCACGGGGATAAAAAAGAGTTTCCTTTAATCTGGCAGGAAGCAAGAGATAGCCTCTTGGCCGCGCTGGCAAACGGGCAGTAG
- a CDS encoding TetR/AcrR family transcriptional regulator, with protein MAGKQGKNEDHPHRSDNRRQELMAAAAHLFNQRGYDATSMRDIAREAGMLAGSMYYHFPSKDDLIIATYEEGTRLIAEAVLKAISGIEDPWERLYLAAAAHMETLFGGNNFSILLCADISRTAPALRIRLVEKRDRYDALFMDLIEALPLPEDVDPTLIRLSLLGSLNWSSSWYRAGGQTPEQIGRFFVRLLKEGLEPQ; from the coding sequence GTGGCAGGTAAACAGGGAAAAAACGAAGATCACCCGCATCGAAGTGACAATAGACGCCAGGAATTAATGGCGGCAGCGGCACACCTTTTTAATCAAAGGGGATATGACGCCACGTCGATGCGAGATATTGCGAGAGAAGCGGGAATGCTCGCTGGCTCCATGTATTATCATTTCCCCTCCAAAGACGACCTGATCATTGCCACCTATGAAGAAGGCACTCGGCTGATTGCAGAAGCCGTCCTGAAAGCAATTAGTGGCATTGAAGACCCGTGGGAGCGCTTGTATCTCGCCGCCGCGGCACATATGGAAACCCTTTTTGGCGGAAATAATTTCTCAATCCTGCTATGTGCGGATATTTCCAGAACGGCCCCTGCCCTTCGCATCCGTCTGGTTGAGAAACGTGACCGCTACGATGCGCTCTTCATGGACCTGATTGAAGCTCTTCCTTTACCAGAAGATGTAGATCCAACTTTGATCCGATTGAGCCTTCTGGGTTCCCTTAACTGGTCCAGCAGCTGGTATCGTGCCGGGGGGCAGACGCCGGAACAAATTGGACGGTTTTTTGTACGCCTTCTCAAAGAAGGTTTAGAGCCGCAATAA
- a CDS encoding TAXI family TRAP transporter solute-binding subunit, with the protein MRLMISSVSVASAMLLGAMNVASAADVKLPGTIAWSAYNTGTTGYNQSVAIGKALKDKYGVNLRVVPGKNDISRMAPLKNDKVQFVANGAGTYFASEGVFNFGVEGWGPQKVRMVISATSDANVALAVAADAGVKSMADLKGKRVAVVRSSPALTIAAEAHLAFAGLTFDDVTTVEFGGYGASWKAMVNGQVDAAIASTVSGPTKKLEASPRGIMWPDLPHSDKAGWERMTKVAPYYVPHTATLGTGISKEQPHEGGAYPYPMLITRDDQNSDLVYSMVKAVHTEYDNYKDAMPAMKGWATENQTFKWAVPYHEGAVKYWKEAGVWTADMEAHNQMLLKRQDILAAAWATMKDKKLDKDAYLQEWMKVRAAALEAEGMNPVWK; encoded by the coding sequence ATGCGATTAATGATAAGTTCCGTTTCCGTAGCGTCCGCAATGCTTCTGGGGGCTATGAATGTTGCATCAGCAGCTGATGTAAAACTACCTGGTACAATTGCCTGGAGTGCCTACAACACGGGTACAACAGGATACAATCAATCCGTTGCGATTGGTAAAGCTCTGAAAGACAAATATGGTGTAAACCTGCGTGTCGTTCCGGGCAAAAACGACATTTCACGTATGGCACCATTGAAAAATGACAAAGTGCAGTTCGTGGCGAATGGCGCGGGCACATACTTCGCGTCTGAAGGTGTGTTTAATTTTGGCGTTGAAGGCTGGGGACCACAAAAAGTACGTATGGTCATCTCAGCAACATCTGACGCCAACGTTGCTTTGGCAGTTGCTGCCGATGCCGGCGTAAAGTCTATGGCTGACCTAAAAGGTAAGCGTGTTGCTGTTGTTCGCAGCTCCCCTGCTCTTACAATTGCCGCGGAAGCTCACCTTGCATTTGCTGGTCTGACATTTGATGATGTTACGACAGTTGAATTTGGTGGTTATGGTGCGTCTTGGAAAGCAATGGTAAATGGTCAGGTTGACGCCGCAATTGCTTCTACAGTTTCCGGTCCAACAAAGAAACTTGAAGCATCTCCACGTGGTATCATGTGGCCAGATCTACCACATTCCGACAAAGCAGGTTGGGAACGCATGACTAAGGTTGCCCCTTATTACGTTCCACACACTGCAACACTTGGCACAGGAATTTCCAAGGAACAGCCACATGAAGGTGGTGCATATCCTTACCCAATGTTGATCACACGTGATGACCAGAATTCTGATCTTGTGTACAGCATGGTGAAAGCTGTCCATACCGAATATGACAACTACAAAGACGCAATGCCGGCCATGAAAGGTTGGGCAACAGAAAACCAGACATTCAAATGGGCCGTTCCTTACCATGAAGGTGCTGTGAAATACTGGAAAGAAGCTGGTGTATGGACTGCCGACATGGAAGCTCACAACCAGATGCTTCTGAAGCGTCAAGACATTCTGGCCGCAGCGTGGGCCACAATGAAAGACAAAAAACTCGACAAAGATGCCTACCTTCAAGAGTGGATGAAAGTCCGTGCGGCAGCTCTTGAAGCCGAGGGTATGAACCCAGTATGGAAGTAA
- a CDS encoding GFA family protein, whose amino-acid sequence MITGSCLCGTIKFEITGEPSSLSYCHCSRCRKAAGVFSAVLIGKADDLHISQGAEQIAKINPGPDWKHERCFCPHCGTSLGDLTIGDIYVVAASALDDDPKIRPMAHIHTASKPDWYEINDGLPQFEGDYIPEK is encoded by the coding sequence ATGATCACGGGCAGTTGCCTCTGCGGCACTATAAAATTTGAAATCACGGGGGAGCCCTCTTCTCTCAGTTATTGCCATTGCTCCCGCTGCCGTAAAGCCGCTGGCGTGTTCTCGGCGGTTCTGATTGGCAAGGCAGATGACCTCCATATCAGCCAAGGTGCAGAACAAATTGCTAAGATCAACCCGGGGCCAGACTGGAAGCACGAACGCTGTTTTTGCCCTCATTGCGGCACATCACTCGGTGATTTAACGATAGGAGATATCTATGTTGTTGCAGCCTCTGCCCTGGATGATGACCCGAAAATTCGCCCTATGGCCCATATCCACACAGCCTCAAAACCGGATTGGTATGAGATTAACGATGGTCTTCCTCAATTTGAAGGCGACTACATCCCGGAAAAATAA
- a CDS encoding TRAP transporter permease, with the protein MEVTTSEEKAPVAEEGNRNRNLSTTAKIILGLTTVIVVGLAVNQLFNFGFFIDVIWLDNKYQYAIFGLLVPFAFMIFPATATSNPNRVAWYDIIAATVMFAILGYFFWNAADIVDYGWEMGGAPDYVIYMGITLWLLVLEATRRAGGTALFVIVSLISLYPLVAEVMPGPIAGLSSSLEDTTAYHTLSAESMLGIPMQAMANLVIGFLIFGVALTQTGGGNFFINLAFALLGHVRGGPAKVAIFSSGLMGSMSGSVVSNVITTGVLTIPAMRKTGFRPSYAAGVEACASTGGVLMPPIMGSTAFIMAVFLNIPYVEIAIAAVVPSILYYLALFIQIDAYAARHEMPGEDRANLPKVKDTLKDGWHFIAVFVLLVVMMVWLKQEVLAPFYATVLLLAVNQLFPKHRWNLKQFGAFIIATGKLLVEIGAILVGVGLIVGALSITGMAGTLVNDLIFLAGGNTLILLVMGAITSFIMGIGMTVTAAYIFLAIVLAPALVQGGLDPMSVHLFILYWGMVSFITPPVALGAFAAASISGASPMKTGLEAMRLGSIIYFVPFFFVLDPAFIFQGPLEKTALLFISAVVGVILIASALQGYLTGVGNLHRHPTLGWVVRGMILAAGLALATPGGNLIPFSNLELGLFALVVGGIAAVLAKALDSKYQKGLAA; encoded by the coding sequence ATGGAAGTAACAACCTCTGAGGAGAAGGCTCCGGTTGCTGAAGAGGGCAACCGGAACCGAAATCTTTCCACTACGGCGAAGATCATTTTGGGGCTGACAACAGTAATTGTTGTCGGCCTTGCTGTTAATCAGCTGTTCAACTTCGGTTTTTTCATCGATGTTATCTGGCTGGACAATAAATATCAGTACGCAATTTTTGGACTTTTGGTCCCATTTGCCTTTATGATCTTTCCCGCTACAGCCACCTCCAACCCAAACCGTGTCGCTTGGTATGACATTATTGCCGCAACTGTAATGTTTGCCATTCTCGGGTACTTCTTTTGGAATGCCGCGGATATTGTTGACTACGGATGGGAAATGGGAGGAGCGCCAGACTATGTGATTTATATGGGTATTACCCTTTGGTTATTAGTTCTGGAAGCAACGCGCCGTGCTGGAGGAACAGCTCTCTTTGTCATCGTGTCCCTCATCTCACTTTACCCACTTGTGGCTGAGGTGATGCCAGGACCTATTGCAGGTTTGTCCAGCTCGCTAGAGGATACCACTGCGTATCACACATTAAGTGCGGAAAGCATGCTGGGTATTCCTATGCAGGCCATGGCAAATCTTGTGATCGGCTTCTTGATCTTTGGTGTAGCACTGACACAAACCGGTGGCGGTAACTTTTTCATCAACCTTGCATTTGCTCTGTTGGGGCATGTGCGTGGCGGACCCGCAAAAGTTGCGATTTTCTCCTCCGGCTTGATGGGCTCCATGAGTGGTTCCGTGGTATCCAACGTGATTACAACAGGCGTGCTAACCATCCCAGCCATGCGTAAAACGGGATTTCGCCCGTCCTATGCAGCGGGTGTGGAGGCATGTGCGTCAACGGGTGGTGTTTTGATGCCGCCGATTATGGGCTCCACAGCATTCATTATGGCTGTATTCCTGAACATCCCATATGTTGAAATTGCGATTGCCGCGGTTGTTCCTTCAATCTTGTATTATCTCGCCCTGTTCATTCAGATTGATGCTTATGCAGCGCGTCATGAAATGCCAGGGGAGGATCGTGCAAACCTGCCAAAGGTGAAAGACACTTTAAAAGATGGCTGGCACTTCATTGCCGTATTCGTCCTTTTGGTTGTCATGATGGTCTGGCTGAAACAGGAAGTGCTGGCTCCGTTCTACGCGACGGTTCTACTTCTTGCCGTAAATCAGCTCTTTCCAAAGCATCGTTGGAACTTGAAGCAATTTGGTGCCTTCATTATTGCAACAGGCAAACTGCTTGTTGAAATTGGTGCCATTCTTGTTGGTGTTGGTTTGATCGTGGGTGCCCTGTCCATTACAGGCATGGCGGGAACACTCGTGAATGATCTTATCTTTCTTGCAGGTGGTAACACGCTGATCCTTCTGGTTATGGGCGCGATTACCAGCTTCATTATGGGTATTGGAATGACCGTGACAGCGGCCTATATCTTCCTCGCAATTGTGCTGGCCCCAGCACTGGTGCAGGGTGGTTTGGATCCAATGTCAGTTCACCTGTTCATTCTGTATTGGGGAATGGTGTCCTTTATCACGCCTCCTGTTGCGCTTGGCGCATTTGCCGCGGCTTCGATTTCTGGCGCCAGCCCAATGAAAACAGGTTTGGAAGCAATGAGACTTGGTTCGATTATATACTTCGTTCCTTTCTTCTTTGTTCTAGATCCTGCCTTCATTTTCCAAGGACCGCTTGAAAAAACAGCCTTGCTGTTTATCTCTGCTGTCGTTGGGGTGATCCTGATCGCAAGTGCTTTACAAGGGTATCTTACGGGTGTTGGAAACCTCCACAGGCATCCAACACTTGGCTGGGTTGTCAGGGGAATGATTCTGGCGGCTGGCTTGGCCTTGGCAACACCTGGAGGCAACCTTATTCCATTCTCTAACCTGGAGTTGGGCTTGTTTGCACTGGTAGTTGGCGGCATCGCTGCTGTTCTAGCGAAAGCACTGGACAGCAAATATCAGAAAGGGCTCGCCGCTTGA
- a CDS encoding 2-oxoacid:ferredoxin oxidoreductase subunit beta, whose product MNVIAKNENLKPADFASDQEVRWCPGCGDYAILKAVQRTLPALDVPKENYVFVSGIGCSSRFPYYMSTYGFHTIHGRAPAFATGIKMTNPELDVWLVTGDGDGFSIGGNHMLHVLRRNVNMQILLCNNEIYGLTKGQYSPTSQVGLKTPSSPTGSVDTPLKPCVFGLGAGGRFVARGYDTQKDLPVILTRAHEHQGTSLIEILQNCIVYNDEVFEDILNRKTAADRQIHVEHGQPLIFGAEKNKGLRLNTQSLSLEVVTIGEDGVTEADILVHDERNRMLATMLADMGGEDFPTAFGVLYCDPAHTYEQDVIDQMEAQKSADKPSLDAVLRAGHIWEVK is encoded by the coding sequence ATGAATGTAATTGCCAAAAACGAAAATCTGAAACCAGCCGATTTTGCCTCTGATCAGGAAGTCCGCTGGTGCCCTGGTTGCGGTGACTATGCGATCCTGAAAGCCGTGCAACGGACATTGCCAGCATTGGACGTACCGAAAGAAAACTACGTATTTGTATCCGGTATCGGCTGCTCGTCCCGCTTCCCTTACTACATGTCCACATACGGCTTCCACACTATTCACGGACGTGCGCCGGCCTTTGCAACAGGCATCAAGATGACCAACCCAGAGCTTGATGTTTGGCTGGTCACTGGTGATGGTGATGGCTTCAGCATCGGCGGCAACCACATGCTTCATGTATTGCGCCGCAATGTGAACATGCAAATCCTGCTATGTAATAACGAGATTTACGGTCTGACGAAGGGTCAATATTCACCAACTTCCCAAGTTGGCTTGAAGACACCATCCTCACCGACAGGCTCAGTTGACACCCCGCTTAAGCCCTGTGTCTTTGGTCTGGGCGCAGGTGGACGCTTCGTTGCCCGTGGTTACGATACACAGAAGGATTTGCCTGTCATCCTGACCCGTGCTCATGAGCATCAAGGAACTTCCTTAATAGAAATCCTTCAAAACTGTATCGTTTATAACGACGAAGTCTTTGAAGATATTCTTAACCGTAAAACAGCGGCGGATCGTCAGATCCATGTTGAACACGGGCAGCCACTTATCTTCGGTGCAGAGAAAAACAAAGGCCTTCGTCTGAACACTCAGTCACTCTCTCTGGAAGTTGTGACAATCGGAGAAGACGGCGTTACCGAAGCTGATATTCTGGTGCATGACGAAAGAAACCGTATGCTGGCAACCATGCTTGCGGATATGGGAGGGGAAGATTTCCCAACCGCTTTCGGTGTTCTCTATTGTGACCCTGCACATACTTACGAACAAGATGTCATCGATCAGATGGAAGCGCAAAAATCAGCGGACAAACCTTCTCTCGATGCGGTGCTCCGTGCAGGACATATTTGGGAAGTTAAATAA
- a CDS encoding DUF6460 domain-containing protein, which produces MPKNAGSLIVKLLIGSFLVGWMLTWFDITPLELLEDLTGTIGEIYSLALNTVRWAADYILLGAVIVIPIWAIVALVNYAQEKSRQKSKPRSDD; this is translated from the coding sequence ATGCCAAAAAATGCAGGTTCATTGATTGTCAAACTTCTGATCGGATCGTTTCTGGTCGGTTGGATGCTTACATGGTTTGACATTACGCCACTGGAACTCCTAGAAGATCTGACAGGCACTATCGGTGAGATTTACTCATTGGCCCTAAACACTGTTCGCTGGGCGGCGGATTACATACTGCTCGGCGCTGTGATTGTGATCCCGATCTGGGCGATTGTCGCTCTTGTGAATTATGCACAGGAAAAAAGTCGCCAGAAAAGCAAACCTCGTAGCGACGACTAA
- a CDS encoding 2-oxoacid:acceptor oxidoreductase subunit alpha: protein MSEARNSVAEATQDRVNVPSVVIRFAGDSGDGIQITGSRFTDTTAFAGNDLATFPDFPAEIRAPVGTTFGVSAFQINFGSRHIETHGDDPNVLVALNPAALKVNIDRLKPGGALIIDEGAFTDRNLKKAGYDSNPLEDGSLDPYRVLSIDITKNVLESVKEFGLSQKEGLRCKNFWVLGLVYWIYGRDREDTTNWLKTKFAKRPEIADANIAALNAGHVYGEAAELGDSVGLFAVAPAEMPKGVYRTVTGGEALAWGLVAGAELAGLDIFFGSYPITPASPVLHSLAKMKQFGVKTFQAEDEIAAICSAIGGSYAGALGITSSSGPGIALKGEAIGLAISTELPLVIVNSQRAGPSTGLPTKTEQSDLYQSVYGRNGDAPLVVLAAHGPGDCFEVAIEACRLATKYMTPVMLLTDGYIGNAAEPWLIPNLSERERFDVKHTTEAEGFAPFKRDPETLARNWAVPGTAGLEHRIGGIEKADGSGHISYDPENHQRMTDLRRDKILGIAKDIPAAKPEQGNEGGKLAVVGWGSTYGPISRAVDNKRAQNKDVAHIHIRHLWPLPANLGELLEGYDKVIVPEMNDGQLKTVLRDQYLLDAVPVTKVTGQPFKIAEIEAAIDAALES from the coding sequence TTGAGCGAAGCAAGAAATTCTGTCGCCGAAGCGACACAGGATCGGGTCAACGTCCCTAGCGTTGTTATCCGTTTTGCAGGCGATTCCGGTGACGGCATCCAAATCACTGGTAGCAGATTTACAGATACAACTGCCTTCGCGGGCAATGATCTGGCAACATTCCCGGATTTTCCCGCAGAAATCCGGGCACCTGTGGGAACGACATTCGGTGTTTCCGCCTTTCAGATCAACTTCGGCTCGCGCCACATTGAAACACATGGCGATGATCCAAATGTGCTTGTCGCGTTGAACCCTGCCGCTTTGAAAGTGAATATCGACCGCTTAAAACCGGGTGGAGCGCTCATTATCGATGAAGGCGCTTTCACGGATAGAAACTTAAAAAAAGCTGGTTACGACAGCAATCCACTTGAAGATGGCTCCCTTGATCCTTATCGCGTGCTTTCTATCGACATTACAAAAAATGTTCTGGAATCGGTTAAAGAATTTGGCCTCTCCCAGAAAGAAGGTCTACGTTGTAAAAACTTCTGGGTTCTGGGTCTTGTTTATTGGATTTACGGCCGCGACCGTGAAGACACGACAAACTGGCTGAAAACCAAATTTGCCAAGCGCCCTGAAATTGCTGACGCCAACATTGCCGCATTGAATGCGGGTCATGTTTATGGTGAAGCCGCTGAACTTGGTGACAGTGTAGGGCTGTTTGCAGTGGCCCCAGCAGAAATGCCAAAAGGTGTTTACCGAACAGTAACAGGCGGCGAAGCCCTGGCATGGGGATTAGTTGCAGGCGCTGAGCTTGCTGGTCTCGACATCTTCTTTGGCTCTTATCCGATTACGCCAGCTTCTCCTGTTTTGCATTCTCTTGCAAAGATGAAGCAGTTTGGCGTGAAAACATTCCAGGCAGAAGACGAAATCGCAGCGATCTGCTCCGCCATCGGCGGATCCTATGCAGGCGCCCTTGGCATCACTTCTTCATCAGGACCAGGTATTGCCCTTAAAGGGGAAGCAATTGGCCTCGCGATTTCAACTGAGCTACCACTGGTTATCGTCAACTCACAGCGTGCGGGACCGTCAACCGGCCTTCCAACAAAGACAGAGCAGTCTGACCTGTATCAGTCCGTTTACGGCCGCAACGGTGATGCACCGCTTGTTGTTCTTGCCGCACATGGACCAGGTGACTGCTTTGAGGTCGCCATCGAGGCCTGCCGTCTTGCGACAAAATACATGACACCCGTTATGCTTCTTACTGACGGGTATATCGGTAATGCGGCGGAACCATGGCTCATTCCTAACTTAAGTGAGCGCGAGCGCTTCGATGTGAAACACACAACCGAAGCAGAAGGCTTTGCGCCGTTTAAGCGGGATCCTGAAACACTCGCCCGTAACTGGGCCGTCCCAGGCACCGCAGGACTTGAGCACCGTATCGGCGGTATTGAAAAAGCGGATGGCTCTGGTCATATTTCCTATGATCCGGAAAACCACCAACGCATGACAGATTTGCGCCGTGATAAAATTCTTGGCATCGCCAAAGACATTCCTGCTGCCAAACCGGAACAGGGAAATGAGGGCGGTAAACTTGCTGTTGTTGGTTGGGGTTCCACTTATGGTCCAATTAGCCGTGCTGTCGACAACAAACGTGCTCAGAACAAGGATGTTGCTCATATCCACATCCGCCACCTATGGCCACTTCCCGCCAACCTGGGCGAATTGCTGGAAGGTTATGACAAGGTTATCGTTCCTGAAATGAACGATGGCCAATTGAAGACAGTCCTGCGCGACCAATATCTGCTGGATGCAGTGCCGGTTACCAAGGTTACGGGTCAGCCGTTCAAAATTGCAGAAATTGAAGCCGCAATTGACGCAGCGCTGGAGAGTTAA
- a CDS encoding IclR family transcriptional regulator yields MKNQKIEPFQLDNVEKDRHFVTALARGLEVLRAFRPGEGAVGNTEIATRTGLPKSTVSRLTSTLVQLGYLIHREDEARYEPSPAVLTLGYTFLANSRLRLLAAPAMREMARNTGYSLAMGARHKLNMLYVEAARGTKASTLVLEVGSYIPIAKTSMGRAFLAGMVDVERDFVMDSIKHHSGTEWPEIKKGIEESIIHYEEKGFCVSFGDWQRATNAVGVPIRDQAKGDLMAINCGCSAYLATPEELIEEMGPQLVSLARGVEIMCGQG; encoded by the coding sequence ATGAAAAACCAGAAAATTGAGCCTTTCCAACTAGATAACGTTGAAAAGGATCGGCATTTTGTAACTGCCCTTGCGCGGGGTCTAGAGGTACTTCGTGCATTTCGTCCGGGTGAAGGGGCGGTCGGTAATACAGAAATTGCCACAAGAACGGGTTTGCCGAAGTCAACAGTATCTCGCCTTACGAGTACATTGGTGCAATTGGGCTATTTGATTCATCGCGAAGATGAAGCGCGATATGAGCCTTCCCCTGCTGTTTTAACCCTTGGATATACTTTTTTGGCCAATAGTCGGCTGCGTCTTTTGGCTGCCCCTGCTATGCGGGAAATGGCGCGAAATACCGGATACAGCCTCGCAATGGGAGCGCGGCATAAACTTAATATGCTCTATGTGGAAGCCGCGCGGGGAACGAAAGCAAGTACGCTGGTGTTAGAAGTGGGATCCTATATTCCCATCGCCAAGACATCGATGGGGCGGGCTTTTCTTGCGGGCATGGTAGATGTTGAGCGTGATTTCGTGATGGACAGCATCAAGCATCATTCAGGAACTGAATGGCCAGAGATTAAAAAAGGAATTGAAGAATCCATCATACATTATGAGGAAAAAGGGTTCTGCGTATCTTTTGGCGATTGGCAACGGGCAACAAATGCTGTCGGCGTACCAATCAGAGATCAAGCCAAGGGGGACCTGATGGCGATCAACTGTGGGTGCTCCGCTTATCTAGCGACACCGGAAGAACTTATTGAAGAAATGGGGCCGCAATTGGTATCTCTCGCTCGAGGTGTTGAGATTATGTGCGGACAAGGTTAA